The following are from one region of the Nicotiana tabacum cultivar K326 chromosome 3, ASM71507v2, whole genome shotgun sequence genome:
- the LOC107783336 gene encoding protein DJ-1 homolog D, which translates to MANQKRVLLLCGDYVEDYEVMVPFQALLAYGVTVDAVCPGKKAGDVCRTAVHQLSGHQTYSESRGHNFALNATFDEIEATKYDGLVIPGGRAPEYLAMNESVLDLVKSFANSKKPIASICHGQLILAAADVVRGRKCTAFPAVKPVLLAAGAHWEEPETMASCTVDGNLITGPTYEGHPEFIRLFVKALGGSIVGSGKRILFLCGDFMEDYEVMVPFQSLQALECHVDAVCPKKKAGDKCPTAVHDFEGDQTYSEKPGHDFALNANFESVDASSYDGLVIPGGRAPEYLALDDAVVKLVKEFMESKKPVASICHGQQILSAAGVLKGKKCTAYPAVKLNVVLGGGTWLEPEPIDRCFTDGHLVTGAAWPGHPEFISQFMALLGVLVKF; encoded by the exons ATGGCGAATCAGAAAAGGGTTCTCTTACTATGTGGAGATTACGTTGAAGACTACGag GTGATGGTACCATTTCAAGCTCTGCTAGCCTATGGAGTAACCGTTGATGCAGTTTGTCCTGGAAAGAAAGCCGGTGACGTTTGCCGTACTGCTGTCCATCAGCTTTCTGGTCACCAG ACATATTCAGAGTCCCGGGGACACAACTTTGCTCTTAACGCAACCTTTGATGAAATAGAGGCTACAAAGTATGATGGCTTGGTTATACCAGGAGGACGTGCTCCAGAATATCTGGCCATGAATGAATCCGTGTTGGACTTGGTGAAAAGTTTCGCCAACTCTAAAAAGCCAATTGCCTCTATCTGTCATGGACAATTGATCCTGGCTGCTGCAGATGTGGTCAGAGGTCGAAAGTGCACAGCTTTTCCTGCTGTGAAACCGGTACTTCTTGCTGCTGGTGCCCATTGGGAAGAACCAGAGACGATGGCCTCATGTACCGTCGACGGTAATCTTATCACTGGACCTACTTATGAAGGTCATCCTGAATTCATCCGACTCTTTGTCAAGGCACTTGGTGGCAGCATAGTTGGTTCTGGTAAAAGAATCCTATTTCTATGTGGG GATTTCATGGAAGACTATGAAGTGATGGTACCATTTCAGTCCCTCCAAGCTCTTGAATGCCATGTTGATGCTGTTTGCCCCAAAAAGAAAGCTGGTGATAAATGCCCCACAGCTGTGCATGATTTTGAAGGTGACCAGACTTATAGTGAGAAGCCAGGTCATGATTTTGCCCTAAATGCCAATTTTGAAAGTGTGGACGCTTCAAGCTATGATGGACTTGTAATTCCTGGAGGCCGAGCTCCGGAATATCTTGCCCTGGATGATGCTGTTGTTAAGTTGGTAAAGGAATTTATGGAGTCCAAAAAACCAGTTGCATCAATCTGCCACGGGCAACAGATTCTATCTGCTGCTGGTGTTCTCAAG GGGAAGAAGTGTACTGCATACCCTGCTGTAAAACTTAATGTTGTTCTGGGAGGGGGAACATGGTTAGAACCA